The following proteins are encoded in a genomic region of Deltaproteobacteria bacterium:
- a CDS encoding HlyC/CorC family transporter — MTWVLVITFFLIFLILEGFFSGSEMAMVSCDKIRLRHAATLGSRWALMAQRFVSEPEFLFSTTIVGTNLSVVANTFLITFFIHQRWGAEYEFLTLLLSPVILVFGELIPKSLFQNRADLWITRISLPLRFFSYLLYPFVVFFSRLTRLLLGKVVEEGRGGGSLSREELKDLLNMGEAKMLIWERRLLFRLFNFTEIRVEKVMTPLSQAYAIKSDATVAEVMAELSEEGYSRVPLYDKRVHNVIGILETSELLFYSDKNFPVSQMMRPPFYVPSSMPAGELLQIFQKEGKNIAIVVDEFGATIGLVTLEDLVEEIVGEIEDEYDEETPLIQRIGPKQHLLSGQVRLKEIEETLHITLPPGNYETLNGFLLASFHRIPQQGEILHHGELNFMIKRSTARSILEVILEEG; from the coding sequence ATGACCTGGGTTCTGGTGATTACCTTCTTTTTGATCTTCCTCATACTGGAGGGGTTCTTCTCCGGTTCGGAAATGGCGATGGTTTCCTGTGACAAGATCCGCCTTCGTCACGCGGCGACGCTCGGTTCCCGATGGGCCCTGATGGCACAGAGGTTTGTTTCCGAACCCGAGTTTCTTTTTTCAACCACCATTGTGGGGACCAATCTCTCTGTGGTGGCCAACACGTTCCTCATCACTTTTTTCATTCATCAACGCTGGGGGGCGGAATACGAATTCCTGACACTCCTCCTCTCACCGGTCATCCTGGTGTTTGGAGAGCTTATTCCCAAAAGCCTCTTCCAGAACAGGGCGGATCTGTGGATCACCAGAATCAGCCTGCCGTTACGGTTCTTTTCATACCTCCTGTACCCCTTTGTCGTTTTCTTCTCCAGACTCACCCGCCTCCTCCTGGGGAAGGTGGTTGAGGAAGGCCGTGGTGGAGGATCCCTTTCGCGGGAAGAGCTGAAGGATCTTTTGAATATGGGGGAGGCCAAGATGCTCATTTGGGAGAGGCGGCTTCTGTTTCGCCTCTTCAATTTTACCGAGATTCGCGTGGAGAAGGTCATGACCCCTCTCTCCCAGGCCTATGCCATCAAGAGCGATGCGACGGTTGCCGAGGTCATGGCGGAGCTCTCCGAGGAGGGGTATTCCCGGGTTCCTCTCTATGACAAGAGGGTCCATAACGTCATCGGCATCCTGGAAACCTCCGAACTCCTTTTCTACTCGGATAAGAACTTTCCCGTGAGCCAGATGATGAGGCCCCCCTTTTATGTTCCCTCTTCTATGCCAGCCGGGGAACTCCTCCAGATTTTTCAGAAGGAGGGGAAAAACATTGCCATCGTGGTGGATGAATTCGGGGCCACCATCGGTCTGGTCACCCTGGAGGATCTTGTCGAAGAAATTGTGGGTGAAATTGAGGATGAGTATGATGAGGAGACCCCGCTCATCCAGCGGATCGGTCCAAAACAGCACCTGCTTTCTGGCCAGGTCCGTCTCAAAGAGATCGAGGAAACACTGCACATCACGCTGCCTCCGGGAAATTACGAAACACTGAACGGATTCCTGCTCGCCTCTTTTCACCGGATCCCCCAGCAGGGGGAGATCCTCCACCATGGCGAATTAAACTTTATGATCAAGCGATCAACGGCGAGGAGCATCCTCGAGGTTATCCTGGAAGAAGGATGA